A stretch of Eleutherodactylus coqui strain aEleCoq1 chromosome 9, aEleCoq1.hap1, whole genome shotgun sequence DNA encodes these proteins:
- the BPNT2 gene encoding Golgi-resident adenosine 3',5'-bisphosphate 3'-phosphatase has product MAPMGIRLSPLGIGVFCLLGLGVLYHVYSGFLTWRFSSFLLGERAGDMVDLRELLAAAVRAAELGGEEVKAVRQSNKLNENSKGKTREGADEMLTQGDLLSNKKMANLIINSFPGVQVNSEEHLGEDDKEAIYWDRVVPNEIKEIVKSSKLVSSDSITVWIDPLDATAEYTENLINYVTTMVCVAVNGKPIIGVIHKPFTGYTAWAMVEGGSNTKKRASYNEKTPTIIVSRSHSGPVKELALQSFGNQTKIISAGGSGYKVLSLLDVTGNNQDSADVYIHNTYIKKWDICAGNAILNALGGEMTNLKGEDIIYTGSDGNEGGLLASIGLDHNTLVEKLSPKTSK; this is encoded by the exons ATGGCGCCTATGGGCATCCGCCTGTCCCCGCTGGGCATCGGCGTGTTCTGCCTGCTCGGGCTGGGGGTGCTTTATCATGTCTACTCGGGCTTCCTCACCTGGCGCTTCTCCTCCTTCCTGCTGGGGGAGCGGGCGGGGGACATGGTGGACCTGCGGGAGCTGCTGGCCGCCGCGGTGCGGGCTGCCGAGTTGGGCGGGGAGGAGGTGAAGGCTGTGCGGCAGAGTAATAAGCTCAACGAGAACTCGAAGGGGAAGACCCGCGAGGGGGCGGACGAGATGCTGACCCAGGGGGACCTGCTGTCCAACAAGAAGATGGCCAACCTCATCATCAACTCCTTCCCCGGGGTGCAG GTGAATAGTGAAGAGCATCTCGGTGAAGACGATAAGGAGGCGATCTACTGGGATCGTGTCGTACCCAACGAGATAAAGGAGATCGTGAAGAGCTCAAAACTGGTCTCTTCTGATAGTATCACTGTATGGATAGACCCATTGGATGCAACAGCGGAGTATACAG agaATCTCATTAATTACGTTACGACCATGGTGTGCGTTGCTGTGAACGGAAAACCAATTATAGGTGTAATACATAAACCTTTCACAGGCTATACTG CTTGGGCTATGGTGGAAGGTGGCTCTAATACAAAGAAACGTGCCTCTTACAATGAGAAAACTCCAACTATCATTGTTTCCAGAAGTCATTCGGGGCCAGTGAAAGAACTGGCCCTCCAGTCTTTCGGCAACCAGACTAAAATTATATCTGCTGGAGGATCAG GATACAAAGTTCTTTCATTGCTTGATGTGACCGGCAACAACCAAGACAGTGCTGACGTTTATATTCACAACACTTACATCAAGAAGTGGGACATTTGCGCTGGAAATGCTATACTGAATGCACTCGGTGGAGAAATGACTAATCTGAAAGGAGAAGATATTATTTATACAGGATCAGATGGGAATGAAGGCGGCCTGCTTGCAAGCATTGGGTTGGACCATAACACCCTTGTCGAGAAATTGTCCCCGAAGacctccaaataa